The genomic DNA GCCGGCGGCCGAATGGCGATAGTCGCCCGCAGCGAGCCGTCCCCGCCGTCGGCGACTTCGCCGCCGACCACGAACTCATCGGAGAGGAGGTCGCGGGTCGAGGCGGCGACGGAGACGAGTTCGCGACGCAGCGCTCGGCGGTGTTCCGGCGTCGGCTCGGCGTCGGCAGCAGGTGCGCCAGCGTACGGTGTGTTCCCGTGCATCGAGTCCTCTGGACGTAGCAGCGGTAGTAATAAAAACCCGTCGTCGGTTCGCCGTCGCCCGGCGTCACAGCAGCGGGTCGCTGTCCCCGTAGACGGCCAACACGAGCGCCGTCGTGTACCCGTCGGGGTCGGCATCGGCATGTACGACCCGGCGGCCGGTCACATCGCAGTCCCACTCGCGGAGTTCGAGCCCCGCGTCGAGTCCTGCATCGAGCCGCTTTTCGACGGCGTCGGGGTCAGAGCCGGAAACCTCATAGAAGATGCCGGGACCGTCGCTGTCGCGCGCCCAGCCGAGCGCCGCAGCGGCCGACCGGTCTTTCTCGGGCGGGACCGTGGTCCGCCCCTCCACGACGGTCAGCCGCTCGCCGTCCGGACCGAGGTCGGGGGCCGTGCCGGCGACTTCGATGTCGGCGTCTGCGGGCACAACTGACGAGACGGCGACGAGATTGTAGTTGTGGACGTTCGCCGCCGCGAGCGCGGCGTCGTAGGACGCCATCGCTGTCGGAGCGGTTGCGGTCCCCCAGACGATACGGATACGACCCATACGCCGAACTCGACGGCCGAGACATAACCGCGTTACGGAACCGACCGCAACACGCTCACGCCGGTCGGAACGGCCGCTCTGGCTAGCAGATGAGCGACGGGGAAGGGAAGATGACGGGCGACAGGCTTTTTGTCGACTGCGACCCCGGAGCGACTGTGACCATTACCGACCGGCTCGAAGGCGAACGGATTCCGCGGGCCGAACTCGACTTGGCGGTCGCCTGCGACCACTGTGGGGCGGCCATCGAGGCGGGG from Natronomonas pharaonis DSM 2160 includes the following:
- a CDS encoding DUF5811 family protein → MHGNTPYAGAPAADAEPTPEHRRALRRELVSVAASTRDLLSDEFVVGGEVADGGDGSLRATIAIRPPAGGVVSAGLDPEDNTETVARKLAAGAVFEAKRAGRDVKPTAG
- a CDS encoding pyruvoyl-dependent arginine decarboxylase, which encodes MGRIRIVWGTATAPTAMASYDAALAAANVHNYNLVAVSSVVPADADIEVAGTAPDLGPDGERLTVVEGRTTVPPEKDRSAAAALGWARDSDGPGIFYEVSGSDPDAVEKRLDAGLDAGLELREWDCDVTGRRVVHADADPDGYTTALVLAVYGDSDPLL